From Dehalococcoidales bacterium:
AAGGCCGGCTTTATAGAGGTAGAGTAGACGGACAGAGGCCGAATGAAGTACCTCATCACTCTTCTGTGCGGGTTCGAGATTTCCGATGGCATAATCACGCATCTCCTCGTCGGCAACGGCCAGTTCCGGGAAGGCAACCCCCTGATGGCGCCCATCGTCGGAGAAGGCAACTTCCTGCTGCTCAAGGTTGTGGGGGTTCTCCTATGCGCGCTGGTGCTGCTGAAAATGTACCGGCGTTTCCCCAGAGTCACTATACTGACCACATCCAGTGTCGTCACGTTCTACGGTATTGTCATCGGGTGGAACCTGGGCCTGTTCCTGGCAGTCTAGTACTACAGCACCAATGTCGTGGCAGCAGAGTAACCCTGCTTCGTTACGAGCCCGCCGCACCGGTAACAGTCCGCCCGGTGTGCCCCGCTTATCCACCCCCGGAGCATGTGACCCGCACGTATCAAGCTGCTGGCCCCTGGTGCTATCACCACGCCCGCTTGAGCCAAGGAAACTTGTGTTCTCAGGTCTCCCCAAGTAGCCACTTAGACCTTATATGGGTGACATTCATATGCGACAATGAGACTGGTGAAGCCGTCGGAACGGTTGAAGCTGTCAGAACGGCACCAGTGCACTTCCAGTAGTCGGGCACCATGGGTGCCCGACCGTTAGATTTATGCCCTGTGACCGGGAGGAGACTGAATATGGCAAAGATACTGGTCGTAGAAGACGCCGTCTTTGTGCGCAACTGGTGTTCCAGGTTACTTAGAGAGAATGGCTATGACGTGGTTGAGGCGGCAAATGGTGACGAAGCCCTGGAAATATACAGGAATGAAAAGCCGGATGGAGTATTGCTGGATATCACCGCACCCGAGACAGACGGTGTGGTAACAATACAGGAGATAATGAAGATGGACCCGGCAGCCCGGGTGGCCATGGTCACCGCTATGGGTCAGAATGCCGTGGTATTGACCGCCATAGAAGCGGGAGCACGAGATTCCGTGATGAAGCCCTTCGACAGCAACAGGGTGCTGGATGCGGTGGAGAAGCTGATCGGCTAGCTAACCCCCCAGGCGCAAAACACACCAGCCGACAGCACAGATAGGAATATCAGGACATTG
This genomic window contains:
- a CDS encoding DUF5658 family protein; translation: MKYLITLLCGFEISDGIITHLLVGNGQFREGNPLMAPIVGEGNFLLLKVVGVLLCALVLLKMYRRFPRVTILTTSSVVTFYGIVIGWNLGLFLAV
- a CDS encoding response regulator, with the translated sequence MAKILVVEDAVFVRNWCSRLLRENGYDVVEAANGDEALEIYRNEKPDGVLLDITAPETDGVVTIQEIMKMDPAARVAMVTAMGQNAVVLTAIEAGARDSVMKPFDSNRVLDAVEKLIG